One Micromonospora sp. WMMD1120 genomic region harbors:
- a CDS encoding glycoside hydrolase family 3 N-terminal domain-containing protein gives MTTVEARTEGTYADAALPVNARVADLLARMTRAEKLAQLGSTWAFSLLENGRFAVQRARPILGQGLGHVTRVAGATSLRAAQVARVTNAIQRFLVTETRLGIPAIVHEEVCSGVMAREATAFPQAIGVASTWAPDLNRQLADAVRGQMRAMGSHQGLSPVLDVVRDPRWGRTEETYGEDPYLVSRMGVAFVRGLQGVDRADGVLATAKHFVGYGASEGGLNWAPAQLPPRLLREVYLYPFEAAIREGGLQSVMAGYHELDGVPCHANQELLVDLLRTRWGFTGSVVSDYFAVNDLHAYHHFAPDQQQAARLALAAGVDVELPATDAYADALSRALDAGEVDEALLDDAVARVLRHKFELGLFENPYVDEDAAVSTANTERHRGVALEIARRSLVLLKNDGVLPLVADAARVALIGPNADDARNLLGDYSFAAHIEALVAARERRGLLGEMMTIPDDLEIDQSTDGIATVRDELATRLGDRLRYERGCDVVDPSTDGFAAAVAAAAAADVAVLVVGDRSGLTPDATTGESRDRSSLDLPGAQEELVRAVVGTGTPVVAVLVAGRPVGSDFLHERCAAVLMAWLPGETGARAIAEVLLGEVNPSGKLPISYPRGVGQIPVFYGHKVSGGRSHWHGDYVDSPVSPRYVFGHGLGYSPFTVDEATVAAPEVRAGDSVRVEVTVSNRGERAGEEVVQLYIRDPQATVTRPVLELKAFARVAAAAGQRVAVRFDLPTGQLGFYDRSMRYAVEAGQIEVYVGLSVTDRTHAGTFVITVDGGQPAPAKVFTGAVEVREL, from the coding sequence GTGACCACTGTCGAGGCTCGGACCGAGGGGACCTACGCCGACGCGGCCCTGCCGGTCAACGCCCGGGTGGCGGATCTGCTGGCCCGGATGACCCGCGCGGAGAAGCTCGCGCAACTGGGCAGCACCTGGGCGTTCAGCCTCCTGGAGAACGGTCGGTTCGCGGTGCAGCGGGCCCGGCCGATCCTCGGACAGGGCCTGGGGCACGTGACCCGGGTCGCCGGGGCGACCAGCCTCAGGGCGGCGCAGGTGGCGCGGGTGACCAACGCGATCCAGCGGTTCCTGGTGACCGAGACCCGGCTGGGCATCCCGGCGATCGTGCACGAGGAGGTCTGCTCGGGGGTGATGGCGCGCGAGGCGACCGCCTTCCCGCAGGCGATCGGCGTCGCGAGCACCTGGGCGCCCGACCTCAACCGGCAGCTCGCGGACGCCGTGCGCGGCCAGATGCGTGCCATGGGCAGCCATCAGGGGCTCTCGCCCGTGCTGGACGTGGTCCGTGATCCGCGTTGGGGCCGGACCGAGGAGACCTACGGCGAGGATCCGTACCTGGTGAGCCGGATGGGGGTGGCCTTCGTCCGGGGTTTGCAGGGCGTCGACCGCGCCGACGGCGTGCTCGCGACGGCGAAGCACTTTGTCGGCTACGGCGCGTCCGAGGGCGGTCTGAACTGGGCGCCGGCCCAGCTGCCACCACGGCTGCTGCGCGAGGTGTACCTGTATCCGTTCGAGGCGGCGATCCGCGAGGGCGGACTGCAGTCGGTGATGGCCGGCTACCACGAGCTGGACGGCGTCCCGTGCCACGCCAACCAGGAGCTTCTCGTCGACCTCCTGCGCACGCGGTGGGGCTTCACGGGCAGCGTGGTGTCCGACTACTTCGCCGTCAACGACCTGCACGCCTACCACCACTTCGCGCCGGACCAGCAGCAGGCGGCGAGGCTGGCGCTCGCCGCGGGCGTCGACGTCGAGCTGCCCGCGACGGACGCGTACGCGGACGCGCTCAGCCGTGCCCTGGACGCCGGTGAGGTCGACGAGGCGCTGCTCGACGACGCGGTCGCGCGGGTGCTGCGGCACAAGTTCGAGCTCGGGCTCTTCGAGAACCCGTACGTCGACGAGGACGCGGCCGTCTCGACGGCGAACACCGAGCGGCACCGGGGCGTGGCGCTCGAGATCGCCCGGCGCAGCCTCGTCCTGCTCAAGAACGACGGCGTGCTGCCGCTGGTGGCGGACGCCGCACGGGTCGCCCTCATCGGGCCGAACGCCGACGACGCCCGCAACCTGCTCGGTGACTACTCGTTCGCGGCCCACATCGAGGCGCTGGTCGCGGCGCGCGAGCGCCGGGGCCTGCTCGGCGAGATGATGACGATCCCGGACGATCTGGAAATCGACCAGAGCACCGACGGGATCGCCACCGTACGCGACGAACTCGCCACCCGGCTGGGTGACCGGCTGCGCTACGAGCGCGGCTGCGACGTCGTCGATCCGTCGACCGACGGGTTCGCCGCGGCCGTCGCGGCGGCCGCGGCGGCCGACGTCGCGGTGCTGGTGGTGGGGGACCGTTCGGGGCTCACCCCCGACGCGACCACCGGCGAGTCCCGCGACCGGTCCAGCCTGGACCTCCCCGGCGCGCAGGAGGAGCTGGTCCGGGCGGTCGTCGGCACCGGCACGCCGGTGGTGGCGGTGCTGGTCGCCGGTCGGCCGGTCGGCAGCGACTTCCTGCACGAGAGGTGCGCCGCCGTGCTGATGGCCTGGTTGCCGGGGGAGACCGGTGCGCGGGCGATCGCCGAGGTCCTCCTCGGCGAGGTGAACCCGAGCGGGAAGCTGCCGATCTCCTACCCCCGTGGCGTGGGCCAGATCCCGGTCTTCTACGGCCACAAGGTGTCCGGCGGCCGGTCGCACTGGCACGGTGACTACGTCGACTCGCCGGTCAGCCCGCGGTACGTGTTCGGCCACGGCCTGGGCTACTCGCCGTTCACCGTCGACGAGGCCACTGTGGCGGCTCCCGAGGTCCGGGCCGGCGACAGCGTCCGGGTCGAGGTCACCGTCAGCAACCGTGGAGAACGCGCGGGGGAGGAGGTCGTCCAGCTCTACATCCGCGATCCACAGGCGACCGTCACCCGACCGGTGCTGGAGCTGAAGGCCTTCGCCCGCGTCGCGGCCGCCGCCGGCCAGCGGGTGGCGGTGCGTTTCGACCTGCCCACGGGTCAGCTCGGCTTCTACGACCGGAGCATGCGCTACGCGGTGGAGGCCGGGCAGATCGAGGTGTACGTGGGCCTCTCGGTCACCGACCGCACCCATGCCGGCACCTTCGTCATCACTGTCGACGGGGGCCAGCCGGCGCCGGCGAAGGTTTTTACCGGCGCGGTCGAAGTGCGGGAACTGTGA
- a CDS encoding alpha-N-arabinofuranosidase, with the protein MNTARLHLDPRRRVAPVSRRLFGSFVEHLGRCVYTGIYEPGHPTAGPDGFRGDVLELVRELGVTTVRYPGGNFVSSYRWEDGVGPVDERPARLDLAWHSLEPNTFGLDEFMRWVGRAGVDPIMAVNLGTRGTAEAIDLLEYANHRAGSQLADRRRANGATDPYGIKLWCLGNEMDGPWQVGARSATEYGRLASQTAKAMRRFDPDLELVACGSSHLGMPTFGSWERDVLTEAYDDVDLISLHAYYQPVDDDLASFLASAEDMDRYIDAVTAIADSVGAIRRSTKKIMIAFDEWNVWYLSAAPSTPPSGEDWPVAPPLLEDHYSVADAVVVGGLLISLLRHSDRVTAACQAQLVNVIAPIMTEPGGPAWRQTIFHPFARTARHAQGAVLDVLRQGSTTTTDRYGEVDAVDAVSTWDESTGEMTVFLVNRVLDTPAEVTVDLSGARVTEIIECVTIGGADLDAKNTADGPDHAEPRPNDTARGGDASVRVTLPQASWTMLRLRAEATAG; encoded by the coding sequence GTGAACACCGCCCGCCTGCACCTGGACCCCCGGCGACGGGTGGCACCGGTGTCCCGCCGACTCTTCGGCTCGTTCGTGGAGCACCTGGGCCGCTGCGTCTACACCGGAATCTACGAACCCGGGCACCCGACGGCCGGCCCGGACGGCTTCCGGGGCGACGTCCTCGAGCTCGTCCGCGAGCTGGGCGTCACCACGGTCCGCTACCCGGGCGGCAACTTCGTCTCGTCCTACCGCTGGGAGGACGGCGTCGGTCCGGTCGACGAGCGGCCGGCACGGCTCGACCTCGCCTGGCACAGCCTGGAGCCCAACACGTTCGGGCTCGACGAGTTCATGCGCTGGGTCGGCAGGGCGGGCGTCGACCCGATCATGGCGGTCAACCTCGGCACCCGGGGCACCGCCGAGGCCATCGACCTGCTGGAGTACGCCAACCACCGGGCGGGCAGCCAGCTCGCCGACCGCCGCCGCGCCAACGGCGCCACCGATCCGTACGGGATCAAGCTGTGGTGCCTGGGCAACGAGATGGACGGCCCGTGGCAGGTCGGCGCGCGCAGCGCCACCGAGTACGGGCGTCTCGCGTCGCAGACGGCGAAGGCGATGCGCCGCTTCGATCCGGATCTGGAGCTGGTCGCCTGCGGCTCCTCGCACCTCGGCATGCCGACCTTCGGCAGCTGGGAGCGGGACGTGCTGACCGAGGCGTACGACGACGTCGACCTGATCTCGCTGCACGCGTACTACCAGCCGGTCGACGACGACCTGGCCAGCTTCCTCGCCTCCGCCGAGGACATGGACCGCTACATCGACGCGGTGACCGCCATCGCCGACTCCGTCGGCGCGATCCGCCGATCCACCAAGAAGATCATGATCGCGTTCGACGAGTGGAACGTCTGGTACCTGTCCGCCGCCCCGTCCACGCCGCCGAGCGGCGAGGACTGGCCGGTCGCCCCGCCGCTGCTGGAGGACCACTACAGCGTGGCCGACGCCGTCGTGGTCGGCGGGCTGCTCATCAGCCTGCTCCGACACAGCGACCGGGTGACGGCGGCCTGCCAGGCCCAGCTGGTCAACGTCATCGCGCCGATCATGACCGAGCCGGGCGGGCCGGCCTGGCGGCAGACCATCTTCCACCCGTTCGCCCGCACGGCCCGGCACGCCCAGGGAGCGGTGCTCGACGTGCTCCGCCAGGGCAGCACGACGACCACCGACCGCTACGGTGAGGTCGATGCCGTCGACGCGGTGTCCACCTGGGACGAGAGCACCGGCGAGATGACCGTTTTCCTGGTCAACCGCGTGCTCGACACGCCGGCCGAGGTGACCGTCGATCTCAGCGGCGCCCGGGTCACCGAGATCATCGAGTGTGTCACCATCGGCGGCGCCGACCTGGACGCGAAGAACACCGCCGACGGCCCGGACCACGCCGAGCCCCGCCCCAACGACACGGCACGGGGCGGCGACGCCAGCGTCCGGGTGACCCTCCCGCAGGCGTCCTGGACCATGCTGCGGCTGCGGGCCGAGGCGACGGCCGGGTGA